A window of Punica granatum isolate Tunisia-2019 chromosome 8, ASM765513v2, whole genome shotgun sequence genomic DNA:
TCATGTCGAGGAAATCCATCCCAATAACAAAGTCGTAGTCATCAAGAGGGATTACCTCAATAGTTTCCTTTCCACTCCACTGCCCGATCCGGACATCCACGTCCTTAGCAACTCCACATGTCGGGACTTCTTCGAAATTCACCGTCTTGAGCCGCCCCCTTGTCCTTTCAACGCGAAGTCCCAGTTTCTTCGCGCCTTCTTCAGAGATGAAGAGGTTAGATGCTCTTGTGTCAACGAGAGCACTAAATGCCTTCCCATCAATTTCAACATCCGCGAACATGAGCCCCTTCGACCGATTGGCCTTCCTGGTTGTAATGGAGCTAAGGATACGCAGCGAGCCCAACCACGTCTCCTCTTCATTTTCCTCATCGGCTTTCACCAACGCCGCGAGCTTGGCTTTGGTAGGGCATTCTCGAGCCATGTGCGGACCATCGCATAAGAAACACTTGAGCATCCGCTCATCCTTCCCCTTTGGCTTGCTCGACCCCGCCTTGTCCTTGAAAGTTGACTTGGTCGTTTTGCCACCATCGAATCGGTAGGACTTCTCTTTATCTCCCCCACCTTTGGGCTTGCCCTTCTCTTTCGAGTCGGACTTGCTTGATGAGCGGAATTCCACCAGCGACTCCGCCGTCGACATAGTCTTGTGCAGATCTTGCACACCGTGGCGTTGCAGCTCTTGCTTAGCCCACGGTTTTAGCCCATCCATGAACTGGAAGAAGGCTTCTTTGTCAGTCAGCGACGGAATCTGAAGCATGAGTTCCGTGAACTGCCGCACATACTTCCGAAGTTCACCCTTATGCTCCAAGCGTCGAAGCTTGGCGCGAGCTTCATCCTCCGCATACTCAGGGTAGAACTGTTGGTGGAATTAAGCCTTGAACTCCTCCCAAGTGTTGACCGTGTTGCCACTTCGATTGTCGCACCTCCGACGCCACCATAGCAAAGCGACATCCACAAGGTACATGGAAACCATCCCCACACGGACAGCTTCGTCCTCTACTCTCGTCGCACGGAAGTAGGTCCCCATATTCCATATGAAGTTGTCCACGTCCTTGGCCACCCTAGTTCCCTTGAACTCCTTGGGCCTCGGGACATCTGGACGCGCGCTAAATTGACCCATGCCACCCCCATTGACACGAGTCCTCCGCACTTGCACGAGCTCGGCCCTGAGCTCATCGATCTCAGCACGCGTGGCCGAGACAAGGGCTTCAGCGTCTCGTCCAGCTTGGTCAGCTCGTCCACTGCAGTGTTCAAGGCGCCCTGCATACCCTCTTGAAGCTCCTCCAAGTTCGAGCGAAGCTCTTCTATGCCCTTGGACGCGTCCTCGGTCTTGCCTTGGACGTCCGCCATGACAACCTCCATCTTTGTCATGCGGCCCTCAAACGAACTTAGTGGATCCCTCGAGTTTTCCCGCTACTTCTTGGACTTTGCCCTCGTCTCATCGATCACCACCTCCGATTGGTTAGAGGTTGTCATCGCCTTAGACcttcgctctgataccacttgtcaCGGACTTGCTATTTTATCTAGCGTTCCCTACCCGTGCGGCCCTAGAATCGCTTTTCTAGGCAGCCTTTCCCTTCACAGAacttctagagagagaaactagAGAGAGAAGCTCTGGAGAATGATACTTGTATTGCTTTTTCAAGTGTGTGTACAAATGAGAAGGTGAGGCCCTTATATAGGCACTCGCTATTTAATGTACATCCAACTACTTCTACCATCTACCGGTATAAATACAATTATCCTAACTACCGATATTAATTACAGAAGACTCGGGAGACTTCTAGAAGGTTCGGGGACCGAGGCTCTCTAGAAGACTCCATCGCATGCATTCCCTGGCAAACCTCAACAACTTCGGACTCTCTCGATCATCTTCGATGTTAGAAAGGTCCGTTCGTAACACtagcaaaacaaaataaaaattgggtCTGTTTAGcaataaaaattttttttactctagTTTATTCTAACGGGGTAAAGACAAAGCCCCCGGTCAACGTTTTTTTTATGGGCCCCAAttgtttgaaaattattttttgtttttctctttGCTTCACCAAATTATTACCGTTGGGTAAGGGCTCCCTGCCCAAGTGTCATCGCCCGAGTTCTCCCTTCCCCCACCTTTCCTCTTTCTGGTTCATCTCCAGATCAAGCAGTCGATTCATGGGGCCCACAAAAGAGGCATCCGGTAGCTTGTCGCCTGGCGTTTTTGCAAACACATGGgccccaccaaaaaaaaaactaacatGGAGTTTTGCCTTTTGCTAGTTAAAATCAAGCATAGTGAAAAAGTTTTTTGAAATCACACATGGCAAGCGGATATCAGTTAGTTCAAAATTAATTGCAACCCCTCAGTTAttcttacaaaaaaaaacatgattTTAAATCTTTGTTATACATGTCCTTTATGTTCTCCTTTGTCATCTGCTTCGCTTAACTTCTATTCTtcaaatttggatttttaaaGAGCCGAGTGGCTCACTAATGACTCCGACTTCTATTGATGTCACCATTGATAGTTATTGCCATTAGTAAACATTATCAGACTCTTTTTATAAGGActcattttataaattacaacGGTGATGTAATAGGAATTTCGGAAAAATATTGTagttttcatattattttaatacttTAACTGTTTTCTGTCACTACAGTTTTGGGAAAATGGAGTAAGCGTCGTTAAAAATAACAATTCTCCATCGAGATAAATAAGTTGGCCATAACCATTGAATCTATTTCACAGTTATCCTATTATTACGATATTTTGTGCATATTAGGAAAATTAGCAAATGGGCCGTCATTATGGCAATTATATTACGCTGCAACGTACGTGAAAATGCATGAGACTAGACCATGTACGTAATCATTGTTGCCGTGTATAATTTACTGCAGTTTGTCGATAAAATAAGCCTTttttatgtttctttttttttggtgaaacgCAATGGACTTTCCAGCAATAATGTTGATAATATGATAGGTATATTACACTGATAgtctaaaaaattttataaatattttaataagatataaaaagtttttttgctatttgatggtacaaaatgtttcaaagttatttcagtatagtacaaaccgtcatctcaccattgacgccgtcaagccgtcctttacaagatctgtaaattttgcaccatcatgtaacttaagtaaaacattttgtactattaagttacaacttcaaaattttttacacCATCATGTAATGTCTCACAAAATTCGATTTTGTACCATCAGTGTCGATTTGACGGCTTCAATAGCGAgataactttgaaacattttgtactatactaaaataactttgaaacattttgtactatcaagtagcaaaaaaaatattttgtaccatattaaaatatttgtaaaattttgtagatcaccagtgtaatttaccataTGATGCTTCCattatcaattataatatataaaatcagATGGTATGTCTTTCATGTAGttattacatacatatatgaaaACCATATAAAAGTAGCGAAACCTCTATAATACAATCCTGAAAAGATAGGAgggaggggggagagagacaCGCAGAGACAAAGCAACAATGGCGGGagaggtggaggaggagaagaagctgaGCCACGTCGGAAGAGCGATTCCGGGGATAGCGGCGTTGAACCCGAAGCCGAGCAAAGGCTTCACTTCGAAGGCCATTGACTACATCGAGGAGCTCATAGTGAAGCTCATGTACGGCCCTCCCCGGCCCCTTCACTATCTCTCCGGTAACTTCGGCCCGGTTCCTACAGAGACTCCTCCAGTCACGGACCTCCCCATCACAGGCCACCTCCCTGTAAGTCTTTCATCAAAAACCCGACTTCCTTATCTTTTCTTGGGATTTCTCTATGATGGCGGCAAAAGGGGGACGTTTTTTACGTTGTTGTCGTTGTTGCTGCAGGAATGCTTGAATGGAGAATTTGTGAGGGTCGGTCCCAACGCCAAGTTCGCCCCTGTGGCCGGCTACCATTGGTATAGATGATTTTTGAACTGAACTTACCCACTTGACGATTTAagattttcccctttttttgtgAAAAGGGTAAAACCTTCATTGATCCTTTGCTGCTGCCTGATGCAGGTTTGATGGAGATGGGTTTGTATCCCCTGCTTTTGCGATCCAATGCTGTACCGAGAAGCTACTACATCTATTTCATAAATTGCTTGCACACATTGAATTAACACTCTGGATTTTATTTGTGACTGCAGGATGattcacggacttcgcatcaAGAAGGGGAAGGCAACTTACGTATCCCGCTTTGCGAAGACATCGAAACTTAAGCAGGAGGAGTTCTTTGGGGGTGCTAAATTTGTAAAGGTATGTGTGACCAAGAGAAGAACAAGGGGCCCCGTGTTGGATATATAGCTGGTCAGCTTTTGGAACTCGTACTTATGGATCGTCATGAATTCGTTAATAAATCATATCGTATAAAAGCTCTCCCTCCGTGGCTTCACAGGTCGAATGTGGTTTAGAGCTTTGATATATCTCAATTAACTTTATAATTTGCAGCTTTTCCTATTCGCCTTCCCCCGTTAATAGCATAATCTGAGCCTCTGAAGCCTAATTAGGATGAGAACCAAAATTGGTGTTTCCGTGATATTGGAATAAACTTCAATAGCCGACTTGCTGGTTCAGAGTCCTCATAGCAATGCCCCTTCTGCAGATAGGAGACCTCAAGGGGTTGTTTGGGTTGCTTATGATCAAGTTGCAAATATTGAGAGCGAAACTGAAAGTCTTAGATGTTTCGTATGGAACTGGGACAGGTAGGTGTTCGGAATTTTTCATGTCAAGCACCATCAAGAAAGAGTTTTTACACTATCATCCCGATTTGTCCAATTTAATAGCTATATGATATGATACAATATCTTTCGCAGCTAACACTGCTCTGGTATATCACCATGGGAAACTTCTGGCTTTGCAAGAGCTTGATAAACCTTGTAAGGAATTCTGTTCCCTTACATTTCCCCGCTAATAGATGAGTTCCTAAAAGTACAACTAACGGATCGATGGGAAGTAAATTTTCCTCTATCGGGACATCGTGCAGATGCTCTTAAGGTTTTGGAAGATGGAGACCTGGAAACTCTTGGGATGATGGATTACGACAAGAGACTGGTGCATGCTTTCAGTGCACATCCCAAAGTTGACCCGGTAACAGGTAATATATATCTCATCAAACGTTTTAAGCGTGAACATTATCATGGTTAGAACAAAGTTTTGATGCATAAGGCCTTTAGCGCAGGTGAAATGTTTACTTTCGGTCATGCACAGACGCCCCCATATGTCACGTACCGTGTCATTTCGAAGGATGGTTTCATGCATGACCCGGTACCGATTACTATACCAGAGTCCATCTTGATGCATGACTTTGCCATCACTGAGAATTATGCCATTTTCATGGATCTTCCGTTATGTTTCAGGCCCAAGGTATGGCTACCTTATTTTGCAAGCAATTTCATGAGACTTACATGTATATTTGTACTTCAAAGATGAAATGAAGAGGGAAGAACATGAGTTGGGACTGTGGGAGAAGAATCAAAAGATTTACACACTTTAAGTTTCAAGACAAGAACaagatatattaatatttatatctttttcaGTCAATGGTGAAAGAAAATAAGTTGGCCTTCGCTTTTGATGCTACAAAGAAAGCACGGTTTGGTGTACTTCCACGTTATGCAAAGAACGAGCTCCAGATCAGATGGTTCGAGCTTCCAAATTGCTTCATATTTCACAATGGTTCATCATTTACACTCTCCTTTTTATATTTACTCCAAAGAAAGCTTTCTTATACCTACTTTTGATATAATTGAAATGCAGATTTGTTCATTTCTTCTAATTTCTGTTTGACAAAATTCCTTGACTTTACTAGCCAATGCATgggaggaggaagatgaagTTGTTCTCATCACATGCCGTGTTCTGGATCCAGATCTAGAAATGCTTAATAACTCTATCAACGAAAAAGTCAAGCATTACCAAACTGAACTGTACGGGCACCGATTATTATTCCATGTTAGCTAAGCTTTCCATTTTCTAGAGTAGGGACTGATAACATTACTCTTCTTTCGTATCAGGTACGAGATGAGATTCAACATGAAAACAGGTCTAGCATCGCAAAAGAAGTTATCCGGATCTGCCGTTGAGTTCCCCAGGATAAACGATACCTACACTGGCAGGTGCCGCCCCGATGCTTTCTTGGCCATTCATGACTATTATTGATCATATTCTAGTACCTTTACTGCATTGTATGAATTTCTTTGATATTCAGGAAACAGAGATATGTCTATGGGACAGTCTTCGACAGCATTGCAAAGATTACTGGGATCGTAAAGTTTGATCTACATGCGGAACCAGTGGAAGGAAAAGACAAGATTGAAGTTGGAGGGAATGTTAAAGGGATCTTCAAATTGGGAGAAGGTAGATTCGGTTCGGAAGCTGTTTTTGTCCCTCGAGAGGATGGCATTGCTCTCGAAGAAGATGATGGATACTTGATATTCTTTGTGCATGATGAGAAAACCGGGTAATTTCTCTATACCTTGCGGGCCTAGTTATTGAGAGAGCCAGTCACCTGGAAGAGTATATAATGAGTATCCGAACTTCTTTTGACTTTGCAGAAAATCATATGTAAACGTAATTGATGCAAAAACAATGTCAGCTGATCCCGTTGCTGTGGTAGATTTGCCGAGTAGGGTTCCATATGGGTTCCATGCATTGTTTGTGACCGAGGTACGAACAAATTTAATACTTCCGGTATTTGCTTTCAATGAACTCCTTTCTGCTGTCAGTATTGCGTTCACTATTTTCACGCAATCCTTACTGGTGTTTACTATTTTCACTCGATCCTTTAGTTGACGCAAAGGATGATCCTTTAAACGATTAGGGCCATTAATCTCTGTTCGCCTCATATGCGGTTCTTCAAAGTCTCCCATCAGGAAAAAGTTACATGCGATCAATCATTTCATAATTCCATCTATTCTAGTTTGCTGTCTTAATGTTTGCTAAAAAACTAGACCATCTTCTGTAACAGGAACAACTTTTAGAGCAAGCAAAACTTTGATCTGCTGCTCGTGTGCAAGGGCGTGTTCAAAGTTGATCTCTCGTGTTGACTATGCTCTATTTTCTTACCCACCTTCCACGAAAGACGATTTCCCTCTTGTTGATGTAGCTGTGCATCGTATTATATGTTGTTAGCACCAGGTAGTGGGTGCCATTGATATATAACTTGTAAAAGCAAGTGTTAAAAGTACCTTAGCATTGTATCTTTCTCttctaatatatatgcaaaccttttttctttaattatttctctttATGTTTTTGtggagggggaaaaaaattagagatGAGAAAAATTCCAACCCGGAACTGAAGTATGggcttttgaaaattttaacgATAATTTTTTCGAAATATTACCTCCACACCTATGATTGATGGAAAATATATTCCCTTCTGTTAGtatcttaataaaaattaaaccgAACTGTTGGATGGACCACCCCCAGCCATCACCAGACCATCGTCGGCTCCATCCTCCAAGCTCCAACAACGGTAGGGTGGTCGAAGGGGATGGATGCAACCGAGGCTAATGGGACTTACATCCGGTTGCGGTTAATTTTCATTGTGGAGGGGGCAGGTTTTACCCTAATCACAGTTGAGGTGGCCTTTATATTCCAAAAAGTTAGTTTAGGTGATAAAACTTTACCGAGACTACAGTTTAGGTGAAAACTAGTtggctttgtttggttttgaatttttttttttactctactccacttaacttcacttatcttcaatttaacaatacaattattacttttctctttttcttcaatttttttatcttaactatcattcaattcaatttttaatactaaattttttcaactattcattattttttttcacaattcaacaacatgattattacattttctcaactattcattatatttttccacattttttcattaattcaataatacaatcattactttttttatttcatcatATCCACCTTATTATTGCAAtcccaattaaatatatatatatatatatatatatatatatatacacacttaTAGTTGGAATGAAGTGGAattaactcaactccacttccAAACAACCCCGCATTTCTGACAAGCATGGGCCTGAACTTTGTTTAGACAGTTCACTCGGGCCTCAGCAAGGGCTTTAGAAAGTGTGGCCAATCTCGGCCCCATCCTAGGATGACgtccaattaaaaaaataataaaagccCAACCACCCATCCCAAATACGATAATGGGGATAACCACTAATCTATATAGTGGTAATCTATTTTGAAGTAATCTACACATAACCACAAGAAATATTACTAGTAATTCACCAGACGGGTTCCATAGCTAATGACTATCATAAGCCATCTTTGAAGCAGCCTGGTCGGTTTCCCAGTACGGGTGTAGCTGGATGTTGAGTGCCATTTCGATCTCGGCTATGGCTATGTTGGTTTCCATATTCTCGACTTGCTTTATGTTCAACTTCTGCAGACCTTTAGACAGGCCTTCATGCAAAGAGTCATTTCATCCGTTGCACGAGGTTGTCATCTGTAACCGAATTCTATAATATTTGATTACTTATATTGGTTTTGAAAAATACTAATTCGTTGATGATGATTgctaaaattttctctttagTAATCTTCATGTTAACtatcaacaaaaaaatattaaattctatCAAAGACGATGTAACACAGTGATGCACATTTTTGCCTTGTAATAAAGAAATTCCATGTTCGATATTCGTCATAGAACTATCTGTGACTCTTTTTTAGTTATTAGGATTTTATTCTCTTGTATTAGGCCAATGGGCATGCCTTATAatcgaagaaagaaaatattagtTGAGTTAGCACTGTTaaaatacttttttatatgtttgccaaagagaaatatttatataaaaaatactgaatctctatatttttataaataagattagCAAAGTCAAATgagtaaaataattaaatcaaaattaagatgacaaataaattcttttatatatatatatatatatatctaaaaggactgttttaaattttaatatcaaaattataaaagataCTTTGATTTTTGGAATCCATATTTTCTAAACAATAATAGATTATTCCTAAAATTTAGAGATTTCAACTTaaagaattatatttttagcatttttgttaaatttagttaatattttataaatacttgtgatataaatttattaattattaaactaGTAATTTTAGATGCTttagaaacaaataaaatccaaaTGAGAGGCATATATTGTATTTGTCTCAAAATAAGAAGTTTAGAGACAAATGTTATAATTGCCTCTACTTCTTATCTAttatatttaaagaaaaacttTATTCTATAACTGCCATTATTTACCATAAAGTTAAACCTTActaccaaaaaataataatggaaTATCTCCTAGTATATTTCTTCTTTGAACCTTCATTCGatcttttaataaatattatcttttaattGAATCAgccatggaaaaaaaattccgaCGGATTGTGTCGAGTCTTGTGTTTTTCAATATACTTTTATGCCTGTGCAATGGAAAGCCAGAGTCTAGAAAAACTTTCCAGGGTTGCACGTATAGTTACACTAGACCACTTTAACCCCACTAGATGTCCAACTTTCATTTTCGTTATAAATTAATGGATGCTACAGAGAAAAATCGAATTTCACCGATAtccatatttttataattagacACTTatcaccatttttttttttttgctgagtgACACTTATCACCATTATTTCTGCTTTCGTGTTAGAATGTTAGGCACCGCAGGAGCACATATTTGAGGGCTGGCGATTGAGGGCGACATTGACTGCCTCTATATCTGCGGAGGTAGTCTCCTGAGTCCTCACCATATAAAAATGTTCTACATGCTTATTACGCTGTTTGGTGATTGAGAGACCAGGCACATAGATATCATTacatattcattaaaaaaaaaattatctcatTGTTtggtaaaataaaaagagaaccATGGGTATGTCGCTaaaacaaaaggaagaaaatataGCAATTGATAGTTAGATAGACGGGCTTACTATCACATAAGGAAAAATACATCATAGCACaacttttttacttttgtgtaaatttatcacaattttttaaaattatactatatagCACGTCGTTAAGAATGTACTGTCAATCATAGTACAACATTTTgctttttatatcaattttatcacaaccttttaaaattacaatatatagCACATCATATAGAGTGCAAGGTCAATTATGGCATgacgtcaaatttttcatgaaaaattaaacataAGATAATGTGACGCACCCGAGGATGAATAGTGGATCTAGACTCTTACCACATGTGAAATAACTCATATTCCGACCCGCTCGGTGCCCTTTCACCCACTTGACTCCCTCACCATCAATACTTGAATCTCATTGTTGCTTCTTCACACACCTCCCACCTCACTGCAACCTCAAATTTCTCTTCGGTTCAGCGCTTTactctttctccctctcttcaCCCACGAGCTTGCCAGTCTCTCTCTTCAAACTTCTGCCTCTTTTGTTCCTATAGAAGAAAACGAATTAAGGTTTGTATTTCATTTGACAGGTATGagcttccctttttctttctaataatttttcatcccTTATTCACTATATGAACCGCAATAAGTtcaatatgtgattttttttattattatattgaagGCTTGGTTGCTTTCAGAAGGAGTAACTATGTATGTGAAGAGGCGGGAATGAGTTTCGAGTATTGATAGTGAGGGAGTCAGGTGGGTAAAAGAGCACCGGGCAGGTCGGAATATGGGTTATTCCGCATTTGGCAAGAGTCTAGGCCCATTATTCATCTACATGTGCCCCACATTGGCTGtctatttaattttgatgaaaaatttaaCGTCAAACCATAATTGATATTACATCCTAAACGTTGtacaatataataaaattttaaaaggttgtaataaaattgacacaaaaataaaaagttgtgctatgatatatatttttcccatCACGTAAGGAGTGCTATTAAACATACACACAAATGACTGATTTTAtagtttttaattaattattctctGATGATATTCCGTTTACATTGAACATGCGATAGATTTGTTAATTTTACTTAATGACTAAATCAAATTACTATTGACATGCAGAAATTAAATCCACCATCCATATTACTTTATGTTTCTGCTATATATGATACGTTTACCATTAATATTTATCTAAATTAACTCTTCAAGCCTATAAATTTCCTCACATTCTAAAAGGAAAACCATAATATTATGAATGGCCAATACCTCTATTTTGGCATGATATTTAGATAATACTAGGCAGAATATCCACAGTTTCCGACAAAAAATTTTATCTATTGATTGAACCTTGATTAATATGAACATAACCTATCATATAAAGTACGATATGAGATAACTAAAATAAATGGTACATTGGCTAAATATAAAGATAGtagaaattttataatatatggaAATGGTTATAGTATTCTCAAGTATAATGAAAGTActcttaatttttcaaatacaaAAAGACACGTAGAATTTTTAAAGGAATGATGATATTAGtgaagttaaaaattttaattgatttaataaAATGATCTTTCTTTGCTTAGACATTTATCATAAAATTCATTACACCGGCGAGGTGGTCTCTCAGATCACATCAGAGAGAGCCATctctgtttttcttctttctttgctTAGATATAACGAAAGTActctcaatttttcaaataaaaaaagacatgtaaaatttttaaaggaaTGATGATATtagttaagttaaaatttttaattgatttaataaAATGATCTTTCTTTGCGTAGATATTTATCATAAAATTCATTACACCGGCGAGGTGGTCTCCCAGTCCACATTAGAGA
This region includes:
- the LOC116189459 gene encoding carotenoid 9,10(9',10')-cleavage dioxygenase 1-like, whose amino-acid sequence is MAGEVEEEKKLSHVGRAIPGIAALNPKPSKGFTSKAIDYIEELIVKLMYGPPRPLHYLSGNFGPVPTETPPVTDLPITGHLPECLNGEFVRVGPNAKFAPVAGYHWFDGDGMIHGLRIKKGKATYVSRFAKTSKLKQEEFFGGAKFVKIGDLKGLFGLLMIKLQILRAKLKVLDVSYGTGTANTALVYHHGKLLALQELDKPYALKVLEDGDLETLGMMDYDKRLVHAFSAHPKVDPVTGEMFTFGHAQTPPYVTYRVISKDGFMHDPVPITIPESILMHDFAITENYAIFMDLPLCFRPKSMVKENKLAFAFDATKKARFGVLPRYAKNELQIRWFELPNCFIFHNANAWEEEDEVVLITCRVLDPDLEMLNNSINEKVKHYQTELYEMRFNMKTGLASQKKLSGSAVEFPRINDTYTGRKQRYVYGTVFDSIAKITGIVKFDLHAEPVEGKDKIEVGGNVKGIFKLGEGRFGSEAVFVPREDGIALEEDDGYLIFFVHDEKTGKSYVNVIDAKTMSADPVAVVDLPSRVPYGFHALFVTEEQLLEQAKL